TTAAAAAAAATGTCAGCTTATTCACAGTTAAAATTAACTTTCAATATCAATGTTATTAAATCCTCCaagatagaaatatttttaaaaattgatagATTAAATATAAGTAATAGATAAAACTCTAATCATCATGATTTAAAAATTCTGTTTTGAAATAACAGTACTTTTTATGCTTGATTGAAATACATCTATTTCACATTTAGGTACTTGAGAGATGTTAGGACACAAGAAAAAGATCTATTTATAGATACCTTGCTTGGAGGTCTACCAATGCATTTATCTTTTAATTTAGTTTAGTCATATGATGACTATGGGTTATATATGCTCCTCATGGCTATCAGTTAATATGCTTTTTACCttagtaatttattttcaaaatataataaaaaacatATCTCATGTAGGACATATAATTAGTttataatgaatattaatataaataaataaagtaaaataaagctATTACTGTTATTTATCTATATTgcgaatttataataattaatataagtgtaaaatatgtaaataaatgtaACATAATAATTATTGTGTTATTTATACAATTGATAAGCAATATAAATGATGTAGTAATTTGTAAAAAGCACAAAGATCATACCTGGTGCAGAAATATTTCTGGCTGGAGTTTGAGATCTGGAACCCGATTCTGCACTCATTCTTGTTTCCTCATCTATCACTTGTACCATAGACATATTCTCATGCTTTGTAGCATTTTCTGTTCGTTTCGATGCTGGTGTTAACCAATTTGGATGTCCAGGTGGTACTAACATGTCCTTGTTTtccaattttgcattttccatTGGTTTATCCGATCTATTATCAGAATCTAATTTCGTTGCAGTCTTTTGCATTCTTTCAGGAACGATGTCAGCCAACTTTTTATCCttaacgtcattcgatatgggttTAGGTAATCGCATCTCCGGTGTTTTGCTTGTTTCCGATTGCATACCCGTGGAGTCTGGAAGCGTGTTATTAACTATATTTGCACTTTTTACTCCGCCATTCTTTTGTCCCATAATCTTCTTGTTGACTTTACCCGAAGAATTAACAAGTTTGGAATCCATTACTGGTTGTTTAAGAGCTTTATACAATTCTGGTGACTTTCCGAAAGATTCTTGTTGCAACCCAGAATCATCTATTGTTATTACAGCCGTAGTAGACGCTTCTATCGCGTTTAGATCTTGTTCGATTCTAGGCTTCTTCATTATCTGAGGATCTACAGTATCCAATTTTCGCTTTCCTCGACCTAATGAATTagaaacgaaaaagaagaaacaaagaaaagtagtaggtaaaatatgaaaaagaatattataatatttgcaTATAAAAAGTTTAAGATACAAACCTCGCCCTCTACCTCTTCTAGGAGGTGCGTAACTTTTCTGGCTTCTGCAGGTTCTCTTAGGTCTCTCATTCTCTCTGGATTGTGGAAAATGAGGTACTTGTGGTTGTTGCATCTGTTGTGCATCGTCTAAAGGCAAAGGATCCCTAGATATTAACAAATGAGGTGGAGGATGAGTAATTCCTTGTGGTAATGGATTCCTTCTGGGTCTACCTCTTTTCTTGGGCACCTTAACTTCTGGTATTCTATTCGTAGATACCTCTTCTATTATGACAACATCCTGGCTTGAGTTTGAGTTCTCATTTACTATTATCAATTCTGAACGGTGTTCTATAATTTCACAGTCGGAATTCAGCGGGGAACCGGATACGTTTTTCGATAAAATATCCTTCAATTTCTCATTCATAGAAGCATCAGTCGATTTTTGAGGTCTCACTTGAGTAATACTGATTTCTTGATTTATCACATTCATCTGTTGAAGACTGATTGCACTGTTTTTTGGATCGAACAAGAACTGCTTCTGTTCCCTAGACGTTACAGGCTGAATAGTAACCTCAGGTAAAATTTGAGTAAGCTGAGTTTCCAGCTTAGATTTTTTTGATTCGATCGGAGCGATGGTGATATCCTTCCGCTTTGGAGACATTTCAATCACATTCTCTAATTTCTTTCCCTGCATTTGTACCGGCTCAATAGTCAGTTCTGAACGATTGCTTTGTAAAATAGTCGAATTACCACTTTTAAGAATCTTTAGTGCAGGTTCTTTGTGTCCGATTTGTCCAGGCTCTTTGTACCTTTGTGCAAAATTTTGAGGCGGATCGACAGCTTCTTTGGACTTGTATACTTCCGCTTGATTATCACAAGCCACTATCGTTGGATGACCTGTTTTAGATAGTTTAATTTTCATTTCCAAAGATGATTCAGCATCTCGACGTCTTTGTTCTCTATCCTTCTTTTCTGGATCTACTATAGAGGCGTCTCCGGTttttaacaactttattttcatacCTAAAGAAGCATCAGTGGTTTTAGAATGTTCTGCCTCGATTGTTCGTATCGTTTTATTTGCATCTTCAGACGTATCAGTTTGTATGATAGAAGCGTCGCCACTTTTAGATAGTTTGATCTTCATGCCAAGAGGTGACTCTGTTCTCTTGGGGCTTTCTTCTAGTTGTTCTTGCTTTTCTAAAGAAACTATGGATGCGTCACCAAACTTAGAAAGCTTGATCTTCATACCAAGAGGCGAGTCAATTTTTGGCAAAGTTTCATGTATAGTTTCCACTGATTGCTCTTCTTTCGAGACCTCAATATGCGATGACTCCAATGATTTCGATGCATCTTGAACTGTATCcattttatctttaatttcgTCCAATACTTCTGAATGAACGATCGATGCATCGCCAGTTTTAGACAATTTGATCTTCATTCCAAGCGGTGATTCCGTCCGTTTGGGAATATCTGGAATTTCTAGTTTGTCTTTTACTTCTTCAGAGTTTTCTACCGATATTATAGAAGCTCCGCCACCCTTCGTTTTTGCTAGCTTAATTTTCATTCCAATTGGGGATTCGGTTCTCTTTGGAATTTCTGGTGATAACTCTAATTTATCTTTCATTTTGTTGgtatctttattttcttctgGCAAATCCGgagaaacgatcgaagcgtcCCCACTTTTAGATAACTTGATTTTCATTCCTATAGGAGAGTCAGTTCTCTTAGGAGAGCCATAACATGATTCGAGCTTCTCCTTTGGTTTTATTTGCACATTATCTTTATATTCTTCCAAAAAATCTTGTCTCTCGGATTGTATTATCGAGGCGTCTCCAGTCTTTGAAAGCTTAATTTTCATTCCAATTGGAGATTCCGTTCTCTTTGGGCTTTCCTGAACCATATCTAGTTTATCTTTATGCTTTATCTGCATTTCTTTTGCATCTTGTTGCACTATAGACGCATCACCACTTTTTGATAACTTGATTTTCATTCCAATCGGTGATTCTGTTCGCACAGTTTCTTCGAATTTGTGTTTACTTTCTTTACAATCATCGATCGACTCGTATTTCTCAGCGGAAACTATAGATGGATCCCCggattttgaaaatttaatctTCATACCAAGAGGGGACAACGATGATGATCCTTCTGAATACCACTGTCCAACTTCTTCGATGTTCTCATTGGATATTATAGAAGGATGACCTCCTTtagataatttcaattttattttcccTAGTTTTTGACCTGGACTATCTTCAGGATTTGGCGAGTTAGTCGCAGATCTGATCTTCGGACTTTTAGGTGATCTTGGTTCGCCACAATCAGTGATTGCAGACTTTGCTATCTTTAAAATGATTCGTGGAGATCCTACATTTTCGAAATCGTGTTTTTCGGGATCCTTTCGTGGTGTGTCAACTATCTTCGATTCTGATTTATCGGACATCTTCGGCGATTCCAACATCTTTTGATAGGCAATTAATTTTGCATCCTTTTGAATCAAGAGGCTATCTTTAGAGATGTtcggagatatcgatacttttgccACATCTGTAGTAGGAATTTCTATCTTGGGTGGTTCCCTTAGACGTTCTTCTAAAATCGAAACTTTTGGTATAGATTCGGATGTCTTTAAAACGTTGGGTGAAACATGTGGTAATGTTATCACTGCGTCAGATACTTTATTACTTTCTAAGTTTCGTAATTGCTGTATTTCAATGTTCTCCAAAGGTGTTACGCCAAATTTAGTCTCAGATAGTGTTATCTTCCCTTCGATTATACCTTCATTTATTGTCTCTTTATCATCATCTATCTCAAACTTGTCTTGTAAAGCATCAATTTTAATTTGCTCGGCAagttttctctcgctttcaagTTTCGCAGCTTCCGAGATAATTTCCGCCTCAGAAATAGAAATCGAATCCGTCGTAATGTTCTGTAGTTCCACTTCTAATTCTGACGTATTTTCGCATATATCTTCATTAGGTACAAACAAAGATGATGCATCAGCTTGTTTGGATATATCATCTACGACACTTTCCATCATTTTAGGAGATAATACCAAAGGAGAATCCATTGCTTGTTCTTCAGACTCTTGCAAAAATTTAACAGCTGATTCAAGCTCAGATATTTCAGAACTAGGTTGAGATGTTTCTATGGCAGACCGAGCATCATCTAAATTTTCATCATGATCCACGTTACGCAGCAAGATATCTGAAGGCAAATCTAATTCAATGTCACTTGATCTTTCCATATTTGGGAAATCTGCAATATTATCTTTCATATTAGTAACTAAATTTTCTTCTGCTAAATTATCCTCTGTTAGATTATCCTCTGTTAGATTAGCTTCTGCTGGATTATCTTCTGTTACAATTGCTTCAGAAAGTCCTGCATTCTTTCTATTCTCAGAAAGATCCTCTTCAATATCATTTTTAACAATTCCTGATTGTGATTCTGTTTCTTCAAGATCACCTATGGATTCCAATGGAGCTTCTTCAAAGTCTATGTCCAAATTAGTACCTTCTCTTAAATCCTTTTGCAAATTCTCAAAATTGTTATCTTTGTTATCTTGAACAATGTTATGCAACAGGATATCTGAGGTTAATTGTGTTTCAATATCATTTGGTCTTTCCACATTTGATAAATCTACACCATTAACATCCATATCAATAACTAAATTTTCTTGgatttttgttataatttctTCAGAGAGTTCTACACCTTTCCTATTCTCATGTTCTTCTTCATCAGCATTCTTCACTACTTCTGGTTGTAGTTCAGTTACAATTTCTCCAGGAAGTTCTATGTGCTTTCTATTCTCAGATTCCTCTTCAACATCAATTTTGGTTATGGCTGGCTGTAATTCTGTTTCTTCAAGATCACCTACAGATTCCAGCGGAGCTCTTTCAAAATCCATGCCCAATTCATTTTCTGTCAAATTAGTACCCCCTTTTAAAACTTTTTGCAAGTCCCCAATATCTTCTTTCCCGTAACAATCCATATTATGCAACAAGATATTTGAAGTATCAATATTACTTGCCTTTTCTACATTTGCCAAATTTACAGTATTATTATCCATATTAATAACTAAATTTTCTTGATCTTCTGTCACAATTTTTTCAGGAAGTTTCGCAGGAAGTTCTACAGGAAGTTCTTTTCTATTCTCAGACTCTTCTTCTATATCACATTTCATTATTTTTGGCTGTGATTCAGTTACAATTTTTTCAGTAAattccattttctttttattctcacACTCTTCTTCAACACTACTTTTCATTATTTCTGGCTGTGATTCAATTATAATTTCTTCAGTAAGTTCCATATTGTTTTTATTCTCAGGTTCTTCTTCAATATTATCTTTAGCTATATTTATCTGTGTTTCTGTTTCCTCAATAttgcttttatttatttttatctttgatTCTGTTTCTTCAAtatcaactttaattatttctGTCCGTGATTCTGTTTCCTCAGCAGTGCTTTTAGATATTTCTGCTTGTGATTCTGTTTCTTCAACATTACCTCCAACTATTTTTGCTTGTAATTCTGTTTCTTCAACATTATCTTCAGCTCTTTCTGTCTGTGATTCTGTTTCTTCTACATTACCTTCAACTATTTTTACTTGTGATTCTGTTTCTTCAGCATTATCTTTAGCTATTTCTGTTTGTGATTCTGTTTCTTCAACATCACTTTCAGGCATTTTTACTTGTGATTCTATTTCTTTAACATCACTGTTAGCTATTTCTGCctgtaattttatttcttcgaGATCACTTTCAGCTATTTCTGCCTGTGGTTCTGTTTCTTTAACATCACCTTTAGTTATTTCTGCCTGTGATTCTATTTCTTCAAGATCACTTTTAGCTATTTCTGTCTGTGATTCTATTTCTTCAAGATCACCTACAGATTCCAGGTGTGCTTCCTCAAATTCGATATCCAATTCAGTTTCTGTTAAATCAGTATGTACTTTTAAGTCTTTCTGTATATCTCCTACATTTTCAGCTTTGTCATTATGATCCATGTTATGCAGCAAGATATCTGAAGCTAATTCTAATTCAATATCACTCGCTGTTTCCATATTTGCTGCATTTACAGTATTATCATCCATATTAATAACTAAATTTTCTTGATCTTCCGCTACAATTTCTTCAGAAAATCctgcatttttaatattttcagacTCTTCGTCAACATCATTTTTATCTATTTCTGGCTGTGATTCTATGTCTTCAAGATCACCTACGGACTCTAATTGAGCTTCTTCAAAATCTATGTCCAATTCATTTTCTTCTAGATCCGTAACTTGCTTTAGATCTTTTTGTAAATCTTCAACATTTTCATCCTTATCTATAGACTCAACAATTATACTTCCATCAATTTTCAATATATCACTAGCTGGAGAATTTTTAACTTTATCATCAACAACTTCAATTGTATTGGATTTCTTTGTAGTTTCTAATGGTAAATCATTTCTATCTGTTAAACAACTACTGATCACCTGTGTTATATAATCAGAAGTTTGTGCCATATCAGAAATGGGATCTGACTGTTCTAACAAAAGACTCATGTCTACAACCTTTGATAATTGGTCTGATTTCTGAAGTTCCTCTTCAGCTTTTGTTGCTTTCAATGAGGAATCTTCTCCCTCTGGTATTAAATCTAAACCTAATAGTCCTTCTAGGGAATCTATGTGTTCTGAGATTGAATCCTCCATATCCTTATTCATGATATCTTCTGAATCCTGTGGTAATTTTTCAGTCAATTCTTCAATTTCAGTTTCTGCTAATGGAATATTTCCAGATTGTTGAAGAACCTCTTCTATTTCATTTGCTGCAACAGCTTCcgtgcttaaaatatttttgaaatcagTTGCATTTCTTACATCATCTAGGATACTTGTAACAATATCCTGTGTACTTTGGCACTGTTCTTCAGAAAATATATCCTCTACTTTACTAGCAGTTTCTAAAATATCTTTCAAATTATCTTTATTGCTATCGCACTTTAAATTATCTTCCAATTGTTGCTTGTTAGAGAGCTCCTCATTCTTATTTAACTCTAGATCTTCTGCATCAGCTATCTTTACAACTTTTTCTGTATCCATTTCAACATCACTTGTTGTTTCCACATTTGCTGAATGTGCATTATCACCCATATTAATGAtaaaatttttttcattttctattaaagTTTCTTTAGGAAGTTTTGCATACTTTCTAGTTTCAGGCTCTTCTTTATCATCACTTTTGATTATTTCCAACTGTGATTTAGTTATAATTTCAGGTTGTGATTCATTTATAATCTCTTCGTAAAACGCACTACTCTGTTGATTTTCAGGTTCATCTGCGAcatcatttttaattatttctagcTGTGACTCTTTTACAATTTCTTCAGTTGAattctcctttttattttcAGGATCCACTTCTATATCACTTTTCATTATTTCTGACTGTGATTCAGTTTCTTCAAGTTTTAAAGTTAAATTTACTTCTTCTTCCATACTTTCATCTTTTGTATCCTCTGCAGCTACTACAACTTCAGCATgatctaatgttaaaaatacaggtttattgataaataattagttaaaatttaaaccgtcataaaaaatgtaaattcaaCAAACACAGATTGTAACACCACGTATTATCTCATATTAAGGTACCTATTATCTTTCGTTATATATATTTTGATcgaatgtaaaatatttgtttattattatttcgtagTAAATAGTGAATAAACAtggattatatatataaaacagaaCTATGGGTAATTCGTAAAattataggttaggttaggaGTGAATAACATTCTCTACAAGACAATAGCGTTCTCGGCACTAGTTCGCGCCCTCGATTTGTAAAAATCGATATGAGGTCACGGTAAGaggaaatttttgttatatatatatgtagactaaatggaaacaaataaaACTTAAAATCGTGGTAAGTAAAAAATACTTAGTACAATGATAGCTATCATACCAACGAATCAAAATTGGATATCGAAAAGTTCTAAATAACAAAGTTTTTGTTAGAACTCACCGAACATTGTGCTCACATGGACCAGCACGGTAGAGTATTGAAACAGCGATCGAAAATTTAACTGTGTTTAAGCACAATTAAATGACTTGTCATCATAGCTCCTGTAAGCATATTTAACGTACTCTGTgtcgaatatttaaaaaatatttaataatgttcAGGTGAGCCTATTCTaaagataaaacgaaagaaacgaagaagaacTAAGAAGGACTTACCTGGCCGTTATTGACCGAAAGTTATAATGCAGAAACCCTAAGCATCATGGATATTAATGATATCATTGGTAGAGATTCTACTTTAGAAAGTGAAATTACGACTCTTTCTCGGATAATCATAGAATCAAAGACGGATGCAAATCAATAAACCATAACACAGAAAAATCTGAAATGTAAGAGAAAGATGTGATCAGAACCAAAGAAAAGTTCCTATAGCTGAGAAAAATAATCCTAATGACATAAAATCGTTTTAAAAAATCTGAGAATGATTGTTACGTCAAAGAAATAGAGAAATGGTAGAATGAAATATTAATGTGGAGTAATCAAGCAGAAACAACTCTCAGTTCAATAATGAAAATATGTTACAAGGAAATGTGTAATTCTAGAAACAAAAAATTGTGAATCTAATgtattatatgtaataatatataaataagctTTATGACTATTATTGTATCAAAGACATTGAAATTTCTTGTCGCATCCCAAGACCCTTCAAAgacagtaaaataaaaaaatttcgatTGAGTTTCTCTTCTCCTACGAGAATCGTACCTTTCATATGATGACTAGTTTTGTCAAAGCGTGGGAGCTCGACCGATTTTGCGTTGTGAATATGCATGAAAAGTTGCGCAATTTTAAACAACCTAGTCTACACCGGTGATTGGTGTCATAGTTTCGAATTCTGGCGGGTAACCCAATTTACACTTGTGAAGTATCGAGAATCGCAAGAGATATAAGCGTCACGAGACGTGACACCTCCCCCCTTAAAGTTTGAAGCACAATCGTATACAACGCGTACATATATATACCACCGTGTATTGAAATCTCACACGGCGATTCATAGGGCTACTATTCTGCAGAAATTTCATAGACTATAAACATAGATCATAATTGCTATATCTTACTTTACAGAAATTTCACAGCTTATGGTGGTTCGTCCGCACTATCGATATTATTAgtatatatttttacactgcTTAAAAATTCAGTCTATGGTCGCTGCAGTGGGGAGAGACGAAGGCGAGTGCCATAGGAGTGGGGTTGGACATCCGTAGGAGAAGGGAAACTCAACCAACAGTTTTTTAGTTTTTATTTTTGTCGCGTCATGGCTTATTGACTTTcgcttttttaaatattttatagcatCATATTTTATGCAAAATAGATTAATATATGAGGTATAGAAGGTCTGCATAAATTATCAGAAATACACATTTGAATTAGTAAAATTCAATATAACTGAATTTACAAATTtgtatatgtatttacaaacgttttattaaaaacatatgacattatacataaAAGGAATTATTTTATAGGccttgaaatatttttagcaTTTTTCTTCACTGATTTAATTAATGACTGCAATTCTGTATTAGAGTTCAGTTTTGATTCTTTAACAGGTATttcctaaaatatttaaaaaagcaaGAATTAGtacatgtaatatatataagtaGACTGAGAATACATATAAATAAGTTTTACTCACTTCATTAAACTCGTTATCAGCTcttcttttcaatttttctttaattaaagcTTCAGTACCTTTAGTCTTCCTGTAATGTGGGTCTGCTGGGTCGATATTGAAATGATGCGATGTGAACAACGCATTGAATCTTGCATCTTGTACATTTACTTCAAAGTTATCTTCTACTATTTGGTCTTGTCTATTTTTCTTCTTACTCAATCGTTTTTGTTTAGACTTTGTCATTGTGGCATTTTCTTCGATTTTCTTCATATTGAAATGTTGTTTGTCATCTTCATTTTCATCCATTAATAAAAGTTCTAATTCAGCTTTACGTTTCTTTTCATCTTCGCTATCTGATGAAGCAAGACTATCATTTTCTatactgtttttctttttataagataatttattatttccaaTTTCATTATCTGAATCAAGCATTTCTGAACCTTCTGAGTCCAATGTatctttatttacatttttatgtttCTTCCGTTCCTCTCGTTTagcttttttcttctctttccgtTTTTCTAAATATTGCTCAAATGGCGTGAGGTTTTGATCTTTCTTTAATCTTTCTTGTACCAGTTTCTCAGCTTTCTCCTTTGTACCCAAACCCCAAGTAAATTCTAGCTCAACGTCCTTTTTCTGTTTggcttcttctttctcttctatcTCTTTTAATAAAGCTTTATACTTCTCAACTGGATCGATATTCTTTTCCGCTTCCGAGTCGCTTTTATCCTCTTGAGATTCTTTttgttcctctttttcttttgtaataaaaaagatgttaatGAAATAATAGAAATACGAAATCCTGAGTGATAAAAAAGATATAGTACctgattcattgtcacttgaCTCAGTTGCTAAATAACCTTGCAAGTCGTTTTCATTAATTTCATTCAGTTTTCCAGAACTCAGTTTTTGTGCAATCTCAGTTCTCTCAGGGTTTGTTTCATCCCAGGTTAACTGTACCTTAGCTTGTTGCAAAGCTGTAGTTATGAATTGTCTTGGTTGATACTTTGTAAGCTCCGGCAATTTATCACATACCTCTCTAGGAGTCTTAAAATAAGTATCTAAGATCATATACAGTGAATACATTTTACATACATTAGGATTAAGTAACATACCTGGTCAAATTTCATATCATCTGGTATGAATCTAAGATCCAATTTTGTTGCTGTAGATTCATATTCTATACCATCGCATTCAGTGTAAATTTTGTTTGCTGTTTCAGCAGAATCAAAATCAACGACagcataataatattttaatctatTTAGTTGATATTGTCTTAATTTTTCCATGTGATATGCTGACCCTTCCTCGTCCTGGAAAATTATATTCTAAGTCTATATACAATTTCACTTGTATTTCTAAAAAGAAAAGCATGAATTCATACATCACTTCCATTttcgttttccttttccttATTTATCTCTGTTAATTCTTTTGGACCTTTAATTTCTTCCTCTTTCATCCGCTGTAGTCCAAATTCTGATGGATAAATCTGAAATTATTTAACtataaaaatgttgaaaatatttattttatctgttaattaattatatttacagTAACTGAGCAAATAAAGCCACCAGGAGGCAAGAAAGAGTTAAATAAAACCATTAAATCTACAGCACGTATCCTATCCCAGTCCATATTACAAGCTGCCAATCTATGTGTAATTTCATCTGTTGTTTCAGCTTCTTTGTCTAATTCACCCCAATCATGTTCAATATCTTGTTCATCTAATTGTAACACAAATGGTTATTAAAtgtcatatacatacatacatacatacatatatatatatataaaattagaatcaTTTAATATATGTTACCAGAAATCTCAGAATTTTCTTCATCAGAAGAACTGTCTGTCATCAAAATTCCTTCACCTCTAGCATAATTCACAGTTAAATCTTTTAACTTTTCTTTGATTTTATCTGTAAGCTTTTCAGATTTATGTTTGCTTCTAATATTCAATTGCCTTTTACTTTCTTCCAAATCTATTTCTAAGTTTCTTGTATCTGTTGCCTCATCTATATCTGATTTAGATTCAGAGTCAAATTCTATGTTACTCTGTTTCTCACAATTTacatcattttctttttttggttTAAGTCTAAGTAAC
The Bombus affinis isolate iyBomAffi1 chromosome 2, iyBomAffi1.2, whole genome shotgun sequence genome window above contains:
- the LOC126927572 gene encoding uncharacterized protein LOC126927572 isoform X2 — its product is MFDHAEVVVAAEDTKDESMEEEVNLTLKLEETESQSEIMKSDIEVDPENKKENSTEEIVKESQLEIIKNDVADEPENQQSSAFYEEIINESQPEIITKSQLEIIKSDDKEEPETRKYAKLPKETLIENEKNFIINMGDNAHSANVETTSDVEMDTEKVVKIADAEDLELNKNEELSNKQQLEDNLKCDSNKDNLKDILETASKVEDIFSEEQCQSTQDIVTSILDDVRNATDFKNILSTEAVAANEIEEVLQQSGNIPLAETEIEELTEKLPQDSEDIMNKDMEDSISEHIDSLEGLLGLDLIPEGEDSSLKATKAEEELQKSDQLSKVVDMSLLLEQSDPISDMAQTSDYITQVISSCLTDRNDLPLETTKKSNTIEVVDDKVKNSPASDILKIDGSIIVESIDKDENVEDLQKDLKQVTDLEENELDIDFEEAQLESVGDLEDIESQPEIDKNDVDEESENIKNAGFSEEIVAEDQENLVINMDDNTVNAANMETASDIELELASDILLHNMDHNDKAENVGDIQKDLKVHTDLTETELDIEFEEAHLESVGDLEEIESQTEIAKSDLEEIESQAEITKGDVKETEPQAEIAESDLEEIKLQAEIANSDVKEIESQVKMPESDVEETESQTEIAKDNAEETESQTERAEDNVEETELQAKIVGGNVEETESQAEISKSTAEETESRTEIIKVDIEETESKIKINKSNIEETETQINIAKDNIEEEPENKNNMELTEEIIIESQPEIMKSSVEEECENKKKMEFTEKIVTESQPKIMKCDIEEESENRKELPVELPAKLPEKIVTEDQENLVINMDNNTVNLANVEKASNIDTSNILLHNMDCYGKEDIGDLQKVLKGGTNLTENELGMDFERAPLESVGDLEETELQPAITKIDVEEESENRKHIELPGEIVTELQPEVVKNADEEEHENRKGVELSEEIITKIQENLVIDMDVNGVDLSNVERPNDIETQLTSDILLHNIVQDNKDNNFENLQKDLREGTNLDIDFEEAPLESIGDLEETESQSGIVKNDIEEDLSENRKNAGLSEAIVTEDNPAEANLTEDNLTEDNLAEENLVTNMKDNIADFPNMERSSDIELDLPSDILLRNVDHDENLDDARSAIETSQPSSEISELESAVKFLQESEEQAMDSPLVLSPKMMESVVDDISKQADASSLFVPNEDICENTSELEVELQNITTDSISISEAEIISEAAKLESERKLAEQIKIDALQDKFEIDDDKETINEGIIEGKITLSETKFGVTPLENIEIQQLRNLESNKVSDAVITLPHVSPNVLKTSESIPKVSILEERLREPPKIEIPTTDVAKVSISPNISKDSLLIQKDAKLIAYQKMLESPKMSDKSESKIVDTPRKDPEKHDFENVGSPRIILKIAKSAITDCGEPRSPKSPKIRSATNSPNPEDSPGQKLGKIKLKLSKGGHPSIISNENIEEVGQWYSEGSSSLSPLGMKIKFSKSGDPSIVSAEKYESIDDCKESKHKFEETVRTESPIGMKIKLSKSGDASIVQQDAKEMQIKHKDKLDMVQESPKRTESPIGMKIKLSKTGDASIIQSERQDFLEEYKDNVQIKPKEKLESCYGSPKRTDSPIGMKIKLSKSGDASIVSPDLPEENKDTNKMKDKLELSPEIPKRTESPIGMKIKLAKTKGGGASIISVENSEEVKDKLEIPDIPKRTESPLGMKIKLSKTGDASIVHSEVLDEIKDKMDTVQDASKSLESSHIEVSKEEQSVETIHETLPKIDSPLGMKIKLSKFGDASIVSLEKQEQLEESPKRTESPLGMKIKLSKSGDASIIQTDTSEDANKTIRTIEAEHSKTTDASLGMKIKLLKTGDASIVDPEKKDREQRRRDAESSLEMKIKLSKTGHPTIVACDNQAEVYKSKEAVDPPQNFAQRYKEPGQIGHKEPALKILKSGNSTILQSNRSELTIEPVQMQGKKLENVIEMSPKRKDITIAPIESKKSKLETQLTQILPEVTIQPVTSREQKQFLFDPKNSAISLQQMNVINQEISITQVRPQKSTDASMNEKLKDILSKNVSGSPLNSDCEIIEHRSELIIVNENSNSSQDVVIIEEVSTNRIPEVKVPKKRGRPRRNPLPQGITHPPPHLLISRDPLPLDDAQQMQQPQVPHFPQSRENERPKRTCRSQKSYAPPRRGRGRGRGKRKLDTVDPQIMKKPRIEQDLNAIEASTTAVITIDDSGLQQESFGKSPELYKALKQPVMDSKLVNSSGKVNKKIMGQKNGGVKSANIVNNTLPDSTGMQSETSKTPEMRLPKPISNDVKDKKLADIVPERMQKTATKLDSDNRSDKPMENAKLENKDMLVPPGHPNWLTPASKRTENATKHENMSMVQVIDEETRMSAESGSRSQTPARNISAPASDTIVNEESQGSVLSTATTESEKVKVKNRRMEINFDPDEGPFTVDKIAEYEWPLDRKGETFMIQEQISQYLGVKSFKRKYPDLKRRVVDMEERNYLRENGLVSEAMCDMGLTAICSSEVLDVMCSDFPDQYEEYRKHMREKQVKEHSKKQKELTAAANAEKNRIDLAEMAVQSALSWNISLNKARRENRKCSLDLQTFTIHVPKKQQEVESERRIGHYPVALIPGQYTDYYREYTPAELRYYPLNTVLYGPMRPNERKFDSQSEGSQSDTDSDSSSDDSSSSSSEGTQDTEGSQSTMDDVDMEITNRKDEIKLKCKMCLKTLNKHSKNEVLIQCGTCNGHVHPSCIDLTLDMVPHIQSYAWQCTDCKTCAQCHDPADEDKMLFCDMCDRGYHIYCVGLRRVPQGRWHCQECAVCVNCGSREPGGINSDRNSVAQWQHEYKKGDKNTRVYVSTLCVPCSKLWRKGRYCPHCSRCHTAPRLDLEVNLVHCSACDKYLHLGCVETKGMPLDRKNYLCDFCAPNRQQMVKSLISRTLRT